From Oncorhynchus clarkii lewisi isolate Uvic-CL-2024 chromosome 26, UVic_Ocla_1.0, whole genome shotgun sequence, the proteins below share one genomic window:
- the LOC139385123 gene encoding short-chain dehydrogenase/reductase family 42E member 1 has product MEKARICTFLITGGSGYFGFRLACSLHKKGAKVILFDMSPPSLEVPEGIVFLKGDIREYAQVEKAVTGMDCVFHIASYGMSGREQLNRKLIEEVNVQGTEHVLRACVEAGVSRLIYTSTFNVVFGGQVIEGGDESLPYLPLHLHPDHYSRTKSVAEMAVMKASGTELKDGTGVLRACALRPAGIYGPGEQRHLPRIVGYIEKGIFRFVYGDPRSLVEFVHVDNLVSAHELAAEALMSEHQHRSAGQAYFISDGRPVNNFEFFRPLVEGLGYSFPKLRLPLSLIYFVAFLTEMIHHLIGPIYNFQPLLTRTEVYKTGVTHYFSMAKAKAELGYEPQEYNLEEVVQWFKSRGHGRKPRGSRLQRLILDGLLLAAVVALALSYLPVVGS; this is encoded by the exons ATGGAAAAGGCGCGAATATGCACGTTTTTGATTACCGGTGGCAGTGGATACTTTGGTTTCCG CCTTGCCTGCTCACTACATAAAAAGGGAGCTAAAgtcattctgtttgatatgagCCCACCCAGCCTAGAGGTTCCAGAGGGCATTGTGTTCCTAAAGGGAGATATTCGTGAATATGCTCAGGTGGAGAAGGCGGTCACTGGCATGGACTGTGTTTTCCACATCGCCTCCTATGGCATGTCTGGCAGGGAGCAGCTGAACAGGAAGCTGATTGAAGAGGTGAATGTCCAGGGCACAGAGCATGTCCTCAGGGCCTGTGTAGAGGCTGGAGTCTCCAGGCTCATCTACACTAGCACCTTCAACGTAGTGTTCGGAGGCCAAGTCATTGAGGGTGGTGACGAAAGCCTCCCCTACctacctctccatctccaccctgaCCACTACTCCAGAACCAAGTCGGTAGCTGAGATGGCCGTGATGAAAGCTAGTGGTACAGAGCTGAAAGATGGGACAGGTGTGTTGAGGGCCTGTGCTCTGCGTCCAGCCGGTATATACGGGCCTGGCGAGCAGAGGCACCTGCCCAGGATCGTTGGGTACATAGAGAAGGGGATATTCAGGTTTGTGTATGGAGATCCAAGAAGTTTAGTGGAGTTTGTCCATGTAGACAACCTGGTGTCTGCACACGAACTGGCTGCAGAGGCTCTGATGTCAGAGCACCAGCACCGCTCTGCTGGACAGGCATACTTCATCTCAGATGGAAGACCTGTCAACAACTTTGAGTTCTTCAGACCTCTGGTGGAGGGTTTGGGTTACTCTTTCCCCAAACTAcgtctacccctctctctcatttactTTGTTGCATTCCTCACTGAGATGATTCACCATCTCATCGGCCCAATCTATAACTTCCAGCCTCTGCTCACACGCACAGAGGTGTATAAGACCGGCGTGACTCATTACTTCAGCATGGCGAAGGCCAAGGCCGAGCTGGGTTATGAGCCCCAGGAGTATAACCTGGAGGAAGTTGTGCAGTGGTTCAAGAGTAGAGGTCACGGAAGAAAACCTAGGGGTTCACGTCTCCAGCGACTGATACTAGATGGTCTTCTATTAGCAGCTGTAGTAGCTCTGGCCCTCTCATACCTCCCAGTGGTTGGCAGTTAA
- the LOC139384765 gene encoding nuclear envelope phosphatase-regulatory subunit 1 isoform X1, which yields MNSLEQAEGSQHDLKAFERRLTEYVSCLQPATGRWRMILIVVSVCTATGAWNWLIDPDTQKVSFFSSLWNHPFFTISCITLIALFFAGIHKRVVAPSIIAARCRTVLAEYNMSCDDTGKLILKPRPHIQ from the exons ATGAATTCCTTGGAACAGGCCGAAGGTAGTCAACATG ATCTAAAAGCTTTTGAGAGAAGATTAACAGAATACGTCTCCTGTTTGCAACCTGCAACTGGGAGGTGGCGAA TGATTCTAATAGTGGTCTCTGTTTGTACTGCAACTGGAGCCTGGAACTGGTTGATAGACCCTGACACACAGAAG GTGTCTTTCTTCTCATCGTTGTGGAACCATCCGTTCTTCACCATCAGCTGCATCACTTTGATCGCTCTGTTCTTTGCTGGAATACACAAACGAGTCGTTGCACCATCAAT TATTGCAGCTCGCTGTCGGACAGTTTTAGCGGAATACAACATGTCCTGCGATGAT ACGGGGAAACTAATTCTCAAACCACGGCCACACATCCAATAA
- the LOC139384765 gene encoding nuclear envelope phosphatase-regulatory subunit 1 isoform X2 gives MNSLEQAEDLKAFERRLTEYVSCLQPATGRWRMILIVVSVCTATGAWNWLIDPDTQKVSFFSSLWNHPFFTISCITLIALFFAGIHKRVVAPSIIAARCRTVLAEYNMSCDDTGKLILKPRPHIQ, from the exons ATGAATTCCTTGGAACAGGCCGAAG ATCTAAAAGCTTTTGAGAGAAGATTAACAGAATACGTCTCCTGTTTGCAACCTGCAACTGGGAGGTGGCGAA TGATTCTAATAGTGGTCTCTGTTTGTACTGCAACTGGAGCCTGGAACTGGTTGATAGACCCTGACACACAGAAG GTGTCTTTCTTCTCATCGTTGTGGAACCATCCGTTCTTCACCATCAGCTGCATCACTTTGATCGCTCTGTTCTTTGCTGGAATACACAAACGAGTCGTTGCACCATCAAT TATTGCAGCTCGCTGTCGGACAGTTTTAGCGGAATACAACATGTCCTGCGATGAT ACGGGGAAACTAATTCTCAAACCACGGCCACACATCCAATAA